The following proteins are encoded in a genomic region of Enterocloster clostridioformis:
- a CDS encoding ATP-binding cassette domain-containing protein has product MIDRIIIGENRKAGREITRSQAEPGGRAVLLSVREVRARELRDVSFHVCPGEVVGFIHPEDTYCREIVRLLSGELKVESGSAWLAGRQVELAGGRKNMVRRGFGYIEDYKKSLFPKLDVAENLTIAGLEYFAPGVGVREKLEQAVACDYLTLLDIREEDLKRPIETLSHRCQLNVALYKWIIAKARLIVIDNLFSGTDILMRNSVREFLEFAKSRGIGVVYCSPNERELASVCDRLYELAEGKVSCR; this is encoded by the coding sequence ATGATCGACCGCATTATAATCGGTGAGAACCGGAAGGCGGGGAGGGAAATCACCCGGTCCCAGGCAGAGCCTGGGGGGCGGGCGGTGCTTCTGTCCGTGCGGGAGGTGCGGGCCAGGGAACTGCGGGACGTGAGCTTTCATGTGTGTCCCGGGGAGGTGGTGGGTTTCATCCATCCGGAGGACACATACTGCCGGGAAATCGTACGCCTTCTCAGCGGAGAGCTTAAGGTGGAATCGGGAAGCGCCTGGCTGGCTGGACGTCAGGTGGAGCTGGCAGGGGGGAGAAAGAACATGGTCAGACGCGGTTTTGGATATATTGAGGATTACAAAAAGAGCCTTTTTCCTAAGCTGGATGTGGCCGAGAACCTGACCATTGCCGGTCTGGAATATTTTGCTCCCGGAGTGGGGGTGCGGGAGAAGCTGGAACAGGCGGTTGCCTGTGATTATCTGACGCTGCTGGATATCCGGGAGGAGGATCTAAAACGGCCAATTGAGACACTGAGCCATCGGTGCCAGCTGAATGTTGCCCTGTATAAGTGGATTATAGCCAAGGCAAGGCTGATTGTCATAGATAATCTGTTTTCGGGCACGGACATATTGATGCGGAATTCAGTGAGGGAATTTCTGGAATTTGCAAAGAGCAGGGGAATCGGTGTTGTATACTGTTCCCCCAATGAAAGGGAGCTGGCGTCTGTGTGCGACAGGCTCTATGAATTAGCGGAAGGGAAGGTTTCCTGCAGATAG
- a CDS encoding sulfurtransferase — protein MKHIKPLLLAGVVSFAVMGCGKSPAPQEETSVKETIAATEKESVAAKDEAQTVKLLKADALTDDMQLVDVREEEQYIGWNTGNKPGGHIAGAVDFPASWLSQSPDTYAIRTTMENELKRRGIDSEKPLVLYGDDTVPEETASMYAELGFKDISVLEGGFSSYLETGGEAAMLPGFSLYVYPDWVQALIDGKKPDTYEGSDYKIIEVSLSSEEGEYESGHIQGAINIKDTFNHVPGLRVLSEYENIPMEEQLKFWNRPEDSVIQENLEKAGITQNTTVILYATTPATTAAHRAGVLMKYAGVKDIRFLNGGKTLWKLQNRPLETESNIPENVSFGTKVPSNPDLIYDYDEELGCVNDNQAVIASIRSWKEYIGNVSGYTYIGEAGDIAKARFGYAGSDPYSMEDFRNIDNTMFNYEMIKDRWVKWGIVPDKRISFHCGTGWRASETYWYSLALGYPDIHVYDGGWYEWSKMPDSPKKEPGVPADAPEQEPAEYFIPKEK, from the coding sequence ATGAAACACATCAAACCACTATTGCTGGCAGGAGTAGTTTCGTTTGCGGTAATGGGCTGTGGGAAATCACCGGCTCCGCAGGAAGAAACATCTGTCAAGGAAACAATTGCCGCCACGGAAAAGGAATCCGTGGCCGCGAAGGATGAAGCCCAAACAGTTAAGCTTTTGAAGGCGGACGCGCTGACGGATGATATGCAGCTGGTAGACGTCCGTGAAGAAGAACAGTATATTGGCTGGAATACCGGGAATAAACCGGGGGGACATATTGCAGGCGCCGTGGATTTTCCGGCAAGCTGGCTCAGTCAGAGCCCGGATACCTATGCAATCAGAACGACAATGGAAAACGAATTAAAGCGCCGCGGCATTGATTCCGAAAAACCCCTTGTCCTTTACGGAGATGATACTGTACCGGAGGAAACAGCTTCCATGTATGCGGAACTGGGATTTAAGGACATCTCTGTTCTGGAAGGAGGCTTCTCATCCTATTTGGAAACAGGCGGGGAAGCGGCAATGCTGCCGGGGTTCAGCCTCTATGTATATCCCGACTGGGTACAGGCACTGATAGACGGAAAAAAGCCGGATACGTACGAGGGTTCCGATTATAAAATTATTGAAGTCTCTTTAAGCAGTGAAGAGGGAGAATACGAAAGCGGCCACATCCAAGGCGCAATCAATATAAAAGACACTTTCAACCATGTTCCGGGGCTTCGTGTACTTTCTGAATATGAGAACATACCGATGGAGGAACAACTGAAATTCTGGAATCGTCCGGAAGATTCCGTGATTCAGGAAAATCTGGAAAAGGCCGGAATCACGCAGAATACCACCGTGATTTTATATGCCACAACACCGGCCACTACCGCCGCGCACCGTGCAGGGGTCTTAATGAAATACGCGGGTGTTAAGGATATTCGTTTCTTAAACGGCGGAAAAACACTTTGGAAACTTCAAAACAGGCCTCTGGAGACAGAATCCAATATACCGGAAAATGTTTCCTTTGGAACGAAGGTTCCGTCTAATCCTGACCTTATTTATGACTATGATGAGGAACTGGGATGTGTAAACGACAATCAGGCGGTCATTGCATCCATCCGAAGCTGGAAAGAATATATCGGAAATGTCAGTGGTTATACATACATTGGCGAGGCCGGGGATATTGCCAAAGCGCGTTTTGGTTATGCCGGCTCAGACCCTTACAGCATGGAAGATTTCCGAAATATTGACAATACTATGTTTAACTACGAAATGATTAAGGACAGATGGGTAAAATGGGGGATTGTTCCAGATAAACGTATTTCTTTCCACTGTGGTACCGGGTGGAGAGCAAGCGAAACATATTGGTATTCTCTGGCATTGGGATATCCTGACATTCATGTGTATGACGGAGGCTGGTATGAATGGTCCAAAATGCCAGACAGCCCGAAGAAAGAACCAGGAGTGCCCGCAGACGCACCTGAACAGGAGCCGGCAGAATACTTTATACCAAAGGAAAAGTAA
- a CDS encoding DUF5722 domain-containing protein: MKKPFVKGGKALTLTAALLCTAAFLGSLMAFGTTAKAETQAEAQAFTPGVAGQITSCKISGDKQNVEIGFSSTGDVTGTDGNIYVFEMQPYEEELGSRSNFIASSPALSAASVSVPLNLGTPQDKLYSRFVLAVFDGTKFIKVSQPHYITNPELIAKNQTPFNDPLTKKGLVIEIDMLNDAFDLGVKHVTTNIAFSQIMGTGIDYQYDGKTYHFNKGVVDAYDKTISALSNKGMTVTVILLNDWNPNTPDLVYPGTQKNSNAFYYMFNAETEAGFDQTKAIASFLAQHYSGDNPNYGKVSNWIIGNEINNQQWNYMGAMDLTNYVKAYQKAFRVIYTAIKSTNANDRVYFSLDYNWMNEIDGKLKYGGKEIVDSFNSIANTQGQMDWGLAYHPYPCPMTEPEFWDDPQSTGLFTNDFNSPVINFANLNVLTDYFVQDTLRAPAGNVRHIILTEQGFTSYSPTRGNIPEIQAAAYAYSYYLVDSNPYIDAYTVSRQVDAPSEAKDGLKFGLWECDMNQPNLIVATKRKKIWQVFRDIDKKNATLEATEFAKPIIGISKWSDVVPNFKWKNLEK; the protein is encoded by the coding sequence ATGAAGAAACCATTCGTTAAAGGAGGTAAGGCCCTGACCCTGACGGCGGCCCTGCTGTGCACTGCTGCATTTCTGGGTAGTTTAATGGCATTTGGGACCACGGCTAAGGCGGAGACCCAGGCAGAAGCCCAGGCATTCACGCCGGGAGTGGCGGGCCAGATTACTTCCTGTAAGATTTCAGGAGATAAACAAAACGTTGAAATTGGATTTTCCAGCACCGGGGATGTGACGGGAACGGACGGCAACATCTATGTCTTTGAAATGCAGCCCTACGAGGAAGAGTTGGGAAGCCGCAGCAATTTCATTGCTTCCTCGCCTGCCTTAAGCGCTGCCTCGGTAAGCGTGCCCCTGAACCTGGGCACACCTCAGGATAAGCTTTACAGCCGGTTTGTCCTGGCTGTATTTGACGGAACCAAGTTCATTAAGGTCAGCCAGCCCCACTACATAACCAATCCGGAGCTGATTGCCAAAAACCAGACGCCTTTTAATGACCCGCTGACTAAGAAGGGGCTTGTGATTGAGATTGACATGCTCAACGACGCCTTTGACCTGGGCGTGAAGCACGTGACCACCAACATCGCATTTTCCCAGATTATGGGAACCGGAATTGATTACCAGTATGACGGAAAGACGTACCATTTTAATAAAGGCGTGGTGGACGCTTATGACAAGACCATCAGCGCGCTGTCTAACAAGGGAATGACGGTTACGGTTATCCTGCTCAATGACTGGAATCCCAATACGCCGGATTTGGTGTATCCGGGCACACAGAAGAATTCCAATGCGTTTTACTACATGTTTAATGCGGAAACCGAAGCCGGATTTGACCAAACCAAGGCAATCGCGTCCTTCCTGGCCCAGCATTACAGCGGCGACAATCCTAATTACGGCAAGGTGTCAAACTGGATCATCGGCAACGAGATTAACAATCAGCAGTGGAATTACATGGGGGCCATGGACCTGACTAATTATGTGAAGGCATATCAGAAGGCATTCCGTGTCATTTACACAGCCATCAAGAGCACCAATGCCAATGACCGGGTATATTTTTCACTGGATTATAACTGGATGAACGAGATTGACGGCAAGCTTAAGTATGGAGGCAAGGAGATTGTGGACAGCTTTAACTCCATAGCCAACACCCAGGGACAGATGGACTGGGGCCTGGCCTATCATCCATATCCATGCCCTATGACAGAGCCGGAATTCTGGGATGACCCGCAGTCCACAGGGCTGTTCACAAATGATTTTAATTCACCGGTCATCAATTTTGCCAACCTGAACGTGCTGACGGATTACTTTGTGCAGGATACCCTGAGGGCGCCTGCGGGCAATGTGCGACACATCATCCTTACGGAGCAGGGCTTCACGTCCTACAGTCCTACCAGAGGCAATATTCCGGAGATTCAGGCGGCAGCCTACGCCTACTCCTATTACCTGGTGGACAGCAATCCGTACATTGATGCCTACACGGTCAGCCGTCAGGTAGACGCGCCGTCCGAGGCAAAGGACGGACTGAAGTTCGGCCTGTGGGAGTGCGACATGAACCAGCCCAACCTGATTGTGGCTACCAAGCGCAAGAAGATATGGCAGGTATTCCGGGATATTGACAAGAAGAACGCCACCCTGGAGGCCACTGAATTTGCAAAGCCAATCATCGGCATCAGCAAGTGGTCGGATGTGGTTCCCAACTTTAAGTGGAAGAATCTGGAGAAATAA
- a CDS encoding aspartate kinase produces MGLIVQKFGGTSVADAARLRHVAEIITDTYKAGNQVVAVLSAQGDTTDELIEKANEINPLASNREMDMLLSTGEQMSVALCAMAIEALGYPVISLTGWQAGMVTNTVSRNARIKKVDTERIETELNQKKIVIVTGFQGINRYDDITTLGRGGSDTSAVALAASLRADLCQIYTDVDGVYTADPRIVKDARKLDEVTYNEMLELATLGAQVLHNRSVEMAKKYNVKLEVLSSFTGHPGTKVKEVAKRMEKSYISSVAKNVNIARIALIGVPNEIGTSFKVFSLLAQNHINVDIILQGIGHEEGKDICFTVAQSDLEAASVLLREHQESIGFGRLETNSHIAKVSVVGAGMMNHPGVAATLFEALYDANININMISTSEIKISVLVDEKDAEKAVQVIHDKFFSMG; encoded by the coding sequence ATGGGCTTAATTGTACAGAAATTCGGAGGAACCTCTGTGGCTGACGCCGCCCGGCTGCGCCATGTGGCTGAAATCATCACGGATACATATAAGGCCGGAAACCAGGTAGTGGCGGTGCTGTCTGCCCAGGGGGATACCACCGACGAGCTGATTGAGAAGGCAAATGAGATCAATCCCCTTGCTTCCAACCGGGAGATGGATATGCTGCTGTCCACCGGAGAGCAGATGTCTGTGGCCCTCTGCGCCATGGCAATCGAGGCGCTGGGATACCCGGTTATTTCCCTGACGGGATGGCAGGCGGGAATGGTTACCAATACCGTGTCCAGGAATGCCAGAATCAAGAAGGTGGATACGGAGCGGATCGAGACAGAGCTGAATCAGAAGAAAATCGTGATTGTCACGGGATTCCAGGGAATCAACCGCTATGACGACATCACCACCCTTGGCAGAGGCGGATCCGATACGTCCGCAGTTGCGCTGGCTGCCTCCCTTCGGGCGGATCTGTGCCAGATATACACGGATGTGGACGGGGTGTACACGGCTGACCCCAGAATCGTGAAGGACGCAAGGAAGCTGGATGAGGTCACTTACAATGAGATGCTGGAGCTGGCTACCCTGGGGGCGCAGGTGCTCCACAACCGTTCCGTGGAGATGGCAAAGAAATATAATGTAAAGCTGGAGGTGCTCTCAAGCTTTACAGGGCATCCAGGTACAAAGGTGAAGGAGGTTGCAAAACGCATGGAGAAATCATATATCAGCAGTGTGGCTAAGAATGTAAATATCGCTAGGATTGCCCTGATTGGGGTGCCCAATGAGATTGGCACGTCCTTTAAGGTGTTCTCCCTGCTGGCCCAGAATCATATTAACGTGGACATCATATTACAGGGAATCGGCCACGAGGAGGGCAAGGACATCTGCTTTACCGTTGCCCAGTCCGATCTGGAGGCGGCTTCCGTGCTGTTAAGGGAGCATCAGGAGTCCATTGGCTTTGGCCGTCTGGAGACCAACAGCCATATTGCCAAGGTTTCCGTGGTGGGAGCCGGCATGATGAACCATCCCGGCGTGGCGGCAACCCTGTTTGAGGCCCTCTATGATGCCAACATCAATATCAACATGATATCCACCAGCGAGATTAAGATATCCGTACTGGTGGACGAAAAGGATGCGGAGAAGGCCGTACAGGTCATTCATGACAAATTTTTTTCCATGGGTTAA
- a CDS encoding acyl-CoA carboxylase subunit beta: MSNSAQTSASSRIAALLDENSFVEVGAYITARSTDFNMTEQETPADGVVTGYGTIGGCLVYVYSQDASVLGGSMGEMHAKKICNIYSMAMKMGAPVIGLVDCAGLRLQEATDALDGFGKLYLSQTMASGVIPQITAIFGTCGGGMAVSAGITDFTFMEEKSGKLFVNSPNAIDGNYKEKCDTSSADFQSRESGLVDFTGDEDSIIAQIRALVSILPANNEDDMSYEECQDDLNRICDNIEGCTGDTALALTLISDNSFFMEVKKDYEPSMVTGFIRLNGTTIGCVANRTEIYENGEKKETFEPALSGKGCDKAADFINFCDAFNIPVLTLVNVKGYKAKMCSERRIAKAAARLTYAYANASVPKVTVIVKEAFGSAYLTMGSKSIGADVVYAWPDAVIGMMNPSEAVKIMYAKEIAASGDAAALINEKTAEYTALQSSAVAAAKRGYVDDIIKAGETRQRVIAAFEMLFTKREDRPSKKHGTV; the protein is encoded by the coding sequence ATGAGTAATTCAGCACAAACTTCAGCAAGCAGCCGCATAGCAGCCCTGCTTGATGAGAACAGTTTTGTTGAAGTCGGAGCCTATATAACGGCCAGAAGCACTGACTTTAACATGACTGAGCAGGAGACCCCCGCTGACGGTGTGGTTACCGGCTACGGTACCATCGGCGGATGCCTGGTGTATGTATACAGCCAGGATGCGTCTGTATTAGGCGGCTCCATGGGCGAAATGCATGCAAAGAAAATCTGCAACATCTATTCCATGGCAATGAAGATGGGAGCACCTGTAATCGGTTTGGTAGACTGTGCAGGTCTGCGTCTTCAGGAGGCGACCGATGCCCTGGACGGCTTCGGCAAGCTGTACTTAAGCCAGACCATGGCTTCCGGCGTGATTCCTCAGATAACAGCAATCTTTGGAACCTGCGGCGGCGGCATGGCAGTATCTGCCGGCATCACAGATTTCACCTTCATGGAAGAAAAGTCCGGCAAACTGTTTGTTAATTCACCTAACGCCATTGACGGCAATTATAAAGAGAAGTGTGATACCTCCAGTGCAGATTTCCAGAGCAGGGAATCCGGTCTGGTTGATTTCACAGGAGACGAGGATTCCATTATCGCCCAGATTCGCGCCCTGGTTTCCATCCTTCCAGCCAACAATGAGGACGATATGTCATACGAAGAGTGTCAGGATGACTTAAACCGTATCTGCGATAATATCGAGGGATGCACCGGTGACACGGCTCTGGCTCTGACACTGATATCCGATAACAGCTTCTTCATGGAGGTTAAGAAGGATTATGAGCCTTCCATGGTGACCGGTTTCATCCGCCTGAACGGGACAACCATCGGATGTGTGGCTAACCGTACGGAAATCTATGAGAACGGGGAGAAGAAGGAAACATTTGAGCCTGCCCTGTCCGGCAAAGGCTGTGACAAGGCAGCTGATTTTATCAATTTCTGCGACGCATTCAATATTCCTGTACTTACACTGGTGAATGTAAAGGGCTACAAGGCCAAGATGTGCAGCGAGAGAAGGATTGCAAAGGCTGCGGCGCGTCTTACCTATGCCTATGCCAATGCCAGCGTTCCCAAGGTAACTGTAATTGTTAAGGAAGCATTCGGAAGCGCATACCTGACCATGGGCAGCAAGTCTATTGGCGCTGATGTGGTATATGCATGGCCTGACGCTGTCATTGGTATGATGAATCCATCCGAGGCAGTTAAGATTATGTATGCAAAGGAAATCGCCGCATCCGGTGATGCCGCCGCACTCATCAATGAAAAGACAGCAGAGTACACTGCACTTCAGTCCAGCGCTGTGGCAGCAGCGAAGAGAGGATATGTAGATGACATAATAAAGGCAGGGGAGACCCGTCAGAGGGTAATCGCGGCCTTTGAAATGCTGTTCACAAAGAGAGAGGACCGTCCGTCTAAGAAGCATGGCACGGTTTAA
- a CDS encoding OadG family transporter subunit — protein MRRLMKRVAAAVLMAACLLSLSACSAKQDEAVTSSRIATDGTPVDDMMAEYAKLTAVQSLGVSTEGLIAQKVMSEAQGNAVMAAICEEQINVRKELGDVRSIDIDKASVVQMADGTYTVILPVTFTEGSMQYVMNLNMISQQIVDAEFTELASNEEENKTVGQLLETATVYAVIGIGTVFAVLIFISLLIACFKFIHKWETGQKAKAEPAPAAPTPVKAAAPAPAAGEDLMGDAELVAVISAAIAAYEGTSSNGLVVRSIRRVQRSKGR, from the coding sequence ATGAGACGATTAATGAAACGAGTGGCAGCAGCAGTTCTGATGGCCGCCTGCCTGTTGAGCCTGTCGGCCTGCTCAGCAAAACAGGATGAAGCTGTGACATCTTCCCGGATTGCCACGGACGGAACTCCTGTTGATGATATGATGGCAGAGTATGCCAAGCTGACGGCAGTCCAGTCGCTGGGCGTCAGCACGGAAGGGCTGATTGCGCAGAAGGTCATGTCGGAAGCCCAGGGCAACGCGGTTATGGCAGCCATCTGTGAAGAGCAGATTAATGTAAGGAAGGAACTGGGAGATGTCAGAAGCATCGACATTGACAAGGCAAGCGTGGTACAGATGGCGGATGGTACCTATACCGTTATACTGCCTGTTACATTCACCGAGGGTTCCATGCAGTATGTCATGAATCTGAATATGATTTCCCAGCAGATTGTAGATGCGGAATTTACTGAACTTGCTTCAAATGAAGAAGAGAACAAGACCGTTGGGCAACTGTTGGAAACGGCAACCGTATATGCAGTAATCGGTATCGGCACCGTGTTCGCGGTCCTTATATTCATCAGCCTGCTCATTGCCTGCTTTAAGTTCATCCACAAGTGGGAGACAGGACAGAAAGCAAAGGCAGAGCCGGCACCGGCAGCACCCACGCCTGTTAAGGCGGCAGCCCCAGCGCCCGCGGCAGGCGAAGACCTGATGGGCGACGCCGAGCTGGTGGCAGTGATTTCGGCAGCCATCGCAGCATATGAGGGAACTTCTTCTAACGGACTGGTGGTTCGTTCCATCCGCCGTGTACAGAGGTCGAAAGGCAGATAA
- a CDS encoding biotin/lipoyl-containing protein, with product MKNYTITVNGKAYAVTVEEGAVSGIAAAPAAPVAAPAAPAAPAAAPAPAAAPAGAAGSVSVSAPMPGKVVAVKAAAGQAVKKGDVILVLEAMKMENDIVAPQDGTIASINASTGDSVESGTVLATLN from the coding sequence ATGAAGAATTATACAATCACAGTTAATGGTAAAGCATATGCAGTAACCGTAGAAGAAGGCGCTGTATCCGGCATTGCGGCAGCCCCGGCAGCCCCAGTTGCAGCTCCGGCAGCCCCCGCGGCCCCCGCGGCAGCACCGGCTCCGGCCGCAGCACCGGCAGGCGCAGCAGGTTCTGTCAGCGTATCCGCACCCATGCCTGGCAAGGTAGTAGCTGTTAAGGCGGCGGCAGGACAGGCTGTGAAGAAGGGCGACGTAATCCTGGTTCTGGAGGCTATGAAGATGGAAAATGACATCGTGGCTCCTCAGGACGGAACCATTGCCAGCATTAATGCGTCCACCGGCGATTCCGTTGAATCCGGCACGGTATTAGCTACTCTGAACTAA